A stretch of the Microtus ochrogaster isolate Prairie Vole_2 linkage group LG2, MicOch1.0, whole genome shotgun sequence genome encodes the following:
- the Mrpl30 gene encoding 39S ribosomal protein L30, mitochondrial, whose product MAGVLCSVFQRPPGRLLTVKKGVESLIGTDWIRHKFTRSRVPDKVFQPKPEDHEKYGGDPQHPHKLHIVTRIKSTKRRPYWEKDTIKMLGLQKAHTPQIHKNIPSVNAKLKVVKHLIRIQPLKLPQGLPTEETMSSTCLKSTGELVVQWHLKPVEQEAKS is encoded by the exons ACTGTGAAGAAAGGTGTGGAATCTCTCATTGGTACAGATTGGATTCGGCACAAGTTTACCAGATCAAGGGTTCCAGATAAA GTGTTTCAGCCTAAACCTGAAGATCATGAAAAATATGGTGGGGACCCCCAGCACCCTCATAAACTACACATTGTTACAagaataaaaagtacaaaaagacGTCCGTACTGGGAAAAGGATACAATCAAGATGCTTGGACTGCAGAAG GCACACACCCCTCAAATTCACAAGAACATCCCTTCAGTGAACGCAAAGTTGAAAGTAGTTAAACACTTGATACGTATCCAGCCCCTGAAGCTGCCACAAGGACTTCCCACAGAAGAGACCATGTCTAGCACGTGCCTCAAGAGCACTGGGGAATTGGTGGTACAGTGGCATCTGAAGCctgtggagcaggaagcaaagtcTTGA